From one Agathobaculum sp. NTUH-O15-33 genomic stretch:
- a CDS encoding class II fructose-bisphosphate aldolase — MNRYKNHVLEHADRQGYATPAFNYSDIWEYEAIVQAAIEERAVVYTATNMRVAETIGLPYLGALGAKAYEQTGGQILNHLDHSRSVELCKQAVDCGYHSVMIDASMCSLEENIEKTCEVVEYAHKHGVVVEAEIGRILGRNVEGSYQGEDYLVQVEDAVRLAQKTHVDSLAIGIGTAHGFYKEKPNINIERLQQVNAAIDTPLVLHGGTGVPFDTVRACIQNGMAKVNFGTQLHATYIDTLKKELTDYQETDIAAFMIPVRSAIQSVVQSLIQVCGAENRFDG; from the coding sequence ATGAACCGGTATAAAAATCACGTTTTGGAGCATGCAGACCGGCAAGGCTATGCAACGCCTGCCTTTAATTATTCGGATATATGGGAATATGAAGCCATCGTACAGGCCGCGATAGAGGAGCGTGCGGTCGTTTACACCGCGACCAACATGCGGGTGGCGGAAACGATCGGGCTGCCGTATCTCGGCGCGCTGGGGGCTAAGGCCTATGAACAGACCGGCGGTCAAATCCTAAACCATCTGGATCACTCCAGATCGGTGGAATTGTGTAAGCAGGCCGTGGACTGCGGCTATCACTCGGTCATGATCGACGCTTCCATGTGTTCGTTGGAGGAAAACATAGAAAAAACCTGCGAAGTGGTGGAATACGCGCATAAGCACGGCGTAGTCGTCGAAGCGGAGATCGGCCGCATTTTGGGCCGCAACGTGGAGGGCTCCTATCAGGGCGAGGATTATTTGGTGCAGGTAGAGGACGCGGTACGGCTGGCGCAAAAAACCCATGTGGATTCGCTAGCCATTGGGATAGGGACCGCCCACGGCTTTTATAAGGAAAAGCCGAACATCAATATTGAACGCCTGCAACAGGTCAATGCGGCGATCGATACGCCGCTGGTGCTGCATGGCGGCACGGGAGTACCCTTTGATACCGTGCGCGCCTGTATCCAAAACGGCATGGCAAAAGTAAACTTTGGCACGCAGCTGCATGCAACCTATATCGATACATTAAAAAAAGAGCTGACGGACTATCAGGAGACCGATATAGCGGCGTTTATGATCCCTGTGCGCTCGGCGATCCAATCGGTCGTGCAAAGCTTGATTCAGGTGTGCGGCGCGGAAAACCGGTTTGATGGATAA
- a CDS encoding flavodoxin family protein, translating into MKIVVITGSPHRNGTTFLLTDEWIKGAESQGHEIIRFDAGLHPVHPCTGCDHCRSHEGKCVFDDLMTQILPALLSADLVLLSTPLYYFGFSAQIKAVLDRFYAVNEEVIAKPLKAMLLAAGGDSDDWAMGALEHHYETVCRYLHWQDTGRLLALGLNTREDAEASSYPRQARLLGASIH; encoded by the coding sequence ATGAAAATTGTCGTCATCACCGGCAGTCCGCACCGGAACGGCACCACCTTTTTGCTGACAGATGAATGGATCAAGGGCGCTGAGAGCCAAGGCCATGAAATCATTCGGTTCGATGCAGGGCTTCACCCGGTCCATCCCTGCACCGGGTGCGATCATTGCCGCTCACACGAGGGCAAGTGCGTGTTTGACGACCTGATGACTCAGATCCTACCCGCGCTTCTGTCCGCCGATCTGGTTTTGTTATCGACGCCGCTGTATTATTTCGGCTTTTCGGCGCAGATCAAGGCTGTCCTCGATCGGTTTTATGCCGTTAACGAAGAAGTGATCGCAAAACCGCTCAAGGCCATGCTGTTAGCTGCCGGCGGCGATTCCGACGATTGGGCGATGGGCGCGCTGGAGCATCACTATGAGACCGTTTGCCGCTATCTGCACTGGCAGGATACCGGCAGGCTCTTGGCGCTTGGCCTAAACACGCGCGAAGACGCGGAGGCATCGTCATATCCCCGGCAGGCGCGGCTGCTGGGCGCATCGATCCATTAG
- a CDS encoding hydantoinase/oxoprolinase family protein translates to MQTILGIDTGGTYTDSVIITTGTQAVLHKAKILTTPQNLRDCIARSFEQIPPPLREQLSAVYLSTTLATNAIALRRGAEAGLILIGAKPEGRLPTSLFRVMRGRHDIKGRVIQNLDPTEVEQTVDFFRGKAAAIAISGYASIRNPAHEAYVRNVVEERLHIPVVCAHELSSALGFYERTVTAVLNARLIPAVHDLIRSVKAEMARFDLSIPLMIVKGNGCLMHEAYARLRPIETLLSGPAASANGGRYLAKARDCIVLDMGGTTTDLVNVTNGDLQIQSEGARIAGWSTRVKAAEVFTVGLGGDSRIHASATGEIRIGPEKVIPFCRAGTQYPCLLQEIDEIYRSQAYDRFSYHDYEAFVSVDPDNACFAEHAKPIGAALTQGPHTFAFLAEAIRLPNLHAIIEELVRQGRLLRIALTPTDVLHVTGEYCPWDRRLPAQCLAMFSARCKTDTPRMISLIQQTMGNAIDRALFQAALYFDRPDLDFTQNDAVEYFLAQLNAKDTASNLVGAYRLQKQVVAIGAPAVSWMRQAGRKLQLTVVVPPHADIANAIGAAVASRRQQLDILIRRESVTAQFIVYSPQSRTAHGTLAAATAHAIRSGTAFMRRLTQNPRLKPDYKIEDLEIAETGRESPIFIERMIRFCAAQ, encoded by the coding sequence ATGCAAACGATCTTGGGCATCGATACAGGCGGCACCTATACCGACAGCGTGATCATCACGACCGGCACCCAAGCGGTTCTGCACAAAGCCAAGATCTTAACCACGCCGCAAAACCTACGGGACTGTATCGCGCGGTCGTTTGAACAGATCCCTCCCCCTTTGCGCGAACAGCTTTCAGCGGTTTATCTCTCCACCACGCTTGCAACCAATGCGATCGCCCTCCGGCGCGGCGCGGAAGCGGGGCTTATTCTGATTGGCGCCAAACCGGAGGGCAGACTTCCCACCTCGTTGTTCCGCGTCATGCGGGGGCGTCATGATATCAAGGGGCGCGTCATTCAAAACCTCGACCCAACGGAGGTGGAACAGACGGTGGATTTCTTCCGCGGTAAAGCGGCCGCCATCGCCATATCGGGCTATGCCAGCATTCGTAATCCGGCGCATGAAGCCTATGTACGAAATGTAGTGGAGGAAAGGCTGCATATTCCGGTCGTTTGCGCGCACGAGCTGTCTAGCGCTCTCGGTTTTTACGAGCGTACCGTCACCGCGGTTTTAAACGCAAGACTTATTCCCGCCGTCCATGATCTGATTCGATCCGTTAAAGCCGAAATGGCGCGGTTTGACCTGTCCATTCCGCTGATGATCGTCAAGGGCAACGGCTGCCTGATGCATGAAGCCTACGCCCGGCTTCGGCCCATCGAAACACTGCTCTCCGGCCCTGCGGCAAGCGCCAACGGCGGGCGGTATCTCGCGAAAGCGCGGGACTGTATCGTGCTCGACATGGGCGGAACGACAACCGACCTTGTCAATGTTACAAACGGCGATTTACAAATCCAAAGCGAGGGCGCTAGGATAGCCGGTTGGTCCACCCGCGTCAAAGCGGCCGAGGTATTCACCGTTGGACTTGGCGGCGACAGCCGCATCCACGCGTCCGCAACCGGCGAAATCCGGATCGGCCCGGAAAAGGTGATCCCGTTCTGCCGGGCAGGCACGCAGTATCCCTGTTTGCTGCAAGAAATCGACGAAATTTATCGCAGCCAAGCATACGATCGTTTTTCCTATCACGATTACGAAGCCTTTGTCTCGGTCGACCCGGACAACGCCTGCTTTGCAGAGCACGCCAAGCCAATTGGGGCCGCGCTGACGCAGGGGCCGCATACGTTCGCCTTTTTAGCGGAAGCCATTCGGCTGCCGAATCTGCATGCGATCATCGAGGAGCTTGTGCGTCAAGGCAGGCTGCTCCGCATCGCCCTCACGCCGACCGATGTTTTGCATGTGACAGGCGAGTATTGTCCTTGGGACCGGCGTTTACCCGCACAGTGTCTTGCCATGTTTTCCGCCCGCTGTAAAACGGATACGCCGCGTATGATTTCTTTGATCCAACAAACGATGGGGAATGCCATTGACCGCGCGCTCTTTCAAGCCGCGCTCTATTTTGACCGCCCCGATCTCGACTTTACGCAAAACGACGCGGTGGAATATTTCTTAGCGCAGCTGAACGCAAAGGATACGGCAAGCAATTTGGTTGGCGCCTACCGCTTACAAAAACAGGTGGTGGCGATCGGCGCGCCCGCCGTGAGCTGGATGCGGCAGGCGGGCCGGAAATTGCAGCTGACCGTCGTTGTTCCCCCGCATGCCGATATCGCCAACGCGATCGGCGCAGCCGTTGCCAGCCGGCGGCAGCAGCTTGATATTTTGATCCGCCGGGAATCTGTTACCGCTCAATTCATCGTTTATTCTCCGCAAAGCCGCACCGCACACGGCACCCTTGCCGCCGCCACCGCACACGCGATACGATCCGGCACTGCATTTATGCGGCGGCTTACCCAAAACCCGCGGTTAAAGCCGGACTATAAGATCGAGGATCTGGAAATCGCGGAGACCGGCAGGGAATCCCCCATTTTTATCGAACGCATGATCCGGTTTTGCGCCGCGCAATAA
- a CDS encoding ROK family protein translates to MLCVYLKVVDDVRNVVYAIANATGEIIEQDILHPDWIDFPYLLQFLRETMERDPLIDVIGISVPGNVYQGVIERCDISSLLGINMQADVTEALGVKVIVENDMNFVAYGYYCENNQINHSLVAIDFPLSDPVGAGIVIGGKIYNGYSRFAGELSYALAESGVDRAQQPASLLEKSVFLNLVAKSILMVTCVLNPNCIVLTCECIAEQDLKEVLTYCEQFVGPYHIPNVVLRHDFYQLCINGIARATLNSVQYQFQLNV, encoded by the coding sequence GTGCTCTGCGTGTACCTTAAGGTGGTGGACGATGTGCGCAATGTCGTTTACGCCATTGCCAACGCGACGGGCGAGATCATTGAACAGGATATTTTGCATCCCGACTGGATCGACTTTCCTTACCTGTTGCAGTTTTTACGGGAAACCATGGAGCGCGATCCGCTAATCGACGTGATCGGCATCAGTGTGCCGGGCAATGTGTATCAGGGTGTGATTGAGCGCTGCGATATTTCTTCCCTGCTGGGGATCAATATGCAGGCGGACGTGACCGAGGCGCTGGGCGTCAAGGTGATTGTGGAAAACGATATGAACTTTGTGGCTTATGGCTATTATTGCGAGAATAACCAGATCAACCACAGCCTTGTCGCCATCGATTTTCCCTTGAGCGATCCGGTAGGCGCCGGAATCGTCATAGGCGGAAAAATCTATAACGGCTATAGCCGTTTTGCGGGCGAGCTTTCCTATGCGCTGGCAGAAAGCGGCGTGGATCGCGCGCAACAACCCGCTTCCCTTCTGGAAAAATCAGTATTTTTGAATCTTGTTGCCAAATCCATTTTAATGGTCACCTGTGTTTTAAACCCCAACTGCATCGTTTTGACCTGCGAATGCATTGCGGAGCAGGATCTAAAAGAGGTATTGACTTATTGCGAGCAATTCGTCGGGCCATATCACATTCCCAATGTGGTATTGCGGCATGACTTTTATCAGCTTTGTATCAACGGGATCGCCCGCGCGACTTTGAACAGTGTGCAATATCAGTTTCAGTTAAATGTCTGA
- a CDS encoding cobalamin B12-binding domain-containing protein has protein sequence MKQDLKEYIASLKPVGFPDGNALVREGREMADRIPWNKSRFLRQTGFETWEQYCLDCHKKGKSVFQLLMGLSTLEEQLDALQKIEAFYQRTGCEVRSVQAIPSSLVGLPAAYWENAPRPTSYTMKGEADWLAQTQAAAVDVCWEDWHLSSPNNLQQTIYALQAGTSRLGSFAQYIWDFPGWSDEKNRFSDMCRSMGILAAKKEQGMTVSTYPEDGVAGYFMDVCSMLGYVMLEHYIIEDLCGARMVLSYGGLLSEIVPRIAFGLACEKLYGSKDRMFVVDYNGSTNTAWNHDIEANYGIGAQEMLLEAAVNLHYDLAIAYKPVSITEAIRVPTLEELLHITRCGLGAIEKAAEWEAIIDFSRFETVRDQLIDKGTIFYHNILNALEQAGVNIRDPLEMIVTLKRFDPMKLESELHPSVSETGAFQVYVPTVLYKQTMQKKNDELAALLHKGYGGCMRGQKVVCVSADGHSYGLLLIRQLWRELDAEVIDGGVYMEPASALDLADEEGAERIAISIHCGQCLDYAKQLIKLARHRNKTYKIAMGGVLNAMLPGYAEPVDVADLIMELGILASNDFEKQVDLFLRAK, from the coding sequence ATGAAACAGGATTTAAAGGAGTATATCGCAAGCCTAAAACCGGTAGGGTTTCCGGATGGAAACGCCTTGGTGCGGGAGGGCCGCGAAATGGCGGACCGCATCCCTTGGAACAAATCCCGGTTCCTACGGCAGACCGGCTTTGAAACGTGGGAGCAGTACTGTCTGGATTGCCATAAAAAGGGGAAAAGCGTGTTTCAGCTGCTCATGGGCCTTTCCACCTTGGAAGAACAACTCGACGCGCTGCAAAAAATCGAGGCGTTCTATCAGCGCACCGGCTGCGAGGTGCGCAGCGTACAGGCGATCCCCAGTTCGCTGGTCGGCTTGCCGGCCGCATACTGGGAAAACGCGCCGAGACCCACGAGCTATACCATGAAGGGCGAGGCGGATTGGCTGGCGCAGACGCAGGCAGCCGCGGTGGACGTGTGCTGGGAGGATTGGCACCTGTCCAGCCCCAATAATTTGCAGCAAACGATTTACGCGCTTCAGGCGGGGACCTCGCGGCTGGGCAGTTTCGCACAATATATTTGGGATTTTCCCGGCTGGAGCGATGAGAAAAACCGCTTTTCCGACATGTGCCGCAGCATGGGCATTCTGGCGGCGAAAAAAGAGCAGGGCATGACGGTGAGCACCTACCCCGAGGACGGCGTGGCCGGGTATTTTATGGATGTCTGTTCCATGCTGGGCTATGTCATGCTGGAGCACTATATCATCGAGGACCTGTGCGGCGCGCGTATGGTGCTGAGTTACGGCGGCCTGCTGTCGGAGATCGTGCCGCGTATCGCGTTTGGGCTGGCGTGCGAAAAGCTCTATGGGTCCAAGGACCGTATGTTTGTCGTCGATTATAACGGTTCGACCAATACCGCGTGGAACCACGATATCGAAGCCAACTATGGCATCGGCGCACAGGAAATGTTGCTGGAAGCCGCCGTCAACCTGCACTATGATCTGGCGATCGCCTATAAGCCGGTATCGATCACCGAGGCGATCCGCGTACCGACACTGGAAGAGCTGCTCCATATCACCCGATGCGGCCTTGGCGCGATCGAAAAAGCGGCGGAGTGGGAAGCGATCATCGATTTCAGCAGGTTCGAGACCGTGCGCGATCAGCTGATCGATAAGGGAACGATATTTTACCATAACATTCTAAACGCATTGGAACAGGCGGGCGTTAATATTCGCGATCCGCTGGAAATGATCGTGACGCTCAAACGGTTTGACCCGATGAAGCTGGAAAGCGAGCTGCACCCGAGCGTATCGGAAACGGGCGCGTTTCAGGTCTATGTGCCCACGGTACTATATAAGCAAACGATGCAAAAGAAAAATGACGAACTCGCGGCGCTCCTGCATAAAGGCTATGGCGGCTGTATGCGCGGCCAAAAAGTCGTTTGCGTATCGGCGGATGGTCATAGCTACGGCCTGCTATTAATCCGGCAGCTGTGGCGGGAACTGGATGCGGAAGTGATCGACGGCGGCGTGTACATGGAGCCTGCTTCGGCGCTCGATCTGGCCGATGAGGAAGGCGCGGAACGAATCGCGATCAGCATTCACTGCGGGCAGTGTTTGGATTACGCAAAACAACTGATAAAGCTCGCGCGCCATAGAAATAAAACCTACAAAATCGCAATGGGCGGCGTGCTGAACGCCATGCTGCCGGGCTACGCCGAACCGGTCGATGTGGCCGATCTGATCATGGAACTCGGCATTCTGGCTTCTAACGACTTTGAAAAGCAGGTCGATTTATTTTTAAGGGCCAAATAA
- a CDS encoding aspartate aminotransferase family protein, whose product MDRMQEIYQQAQQYYIGGASAGQRYNAVLKQPLYIDHADGSHIWDVNGKEYIDYHCCAGASLFGHNHPRLRKAIGDAMEKGFFMNFDTAYHVELGRLLQQVFPSCEKIRLANTGSEATQAALRVARSFTGREKVVRFEGHFHGMYENIWFNHNDVHAADAYGEVETVPDSAGFPSNAKDNVVTVVFNDIAAMEHIAQKYKGEIAAVILEPLCYNCGCYESRKNFLEQLRALCTRENIVLIFDEVICGLRMRPGSAQLHYGVLPDMTCMAKAIGGGLPISAFGGRADIMSVLNPIGNTTVSGTYTGALIPVIASIECLKMALEPGFYDQIEMIGNRLYSGISSLFAQHGKKGHCRGVGARFGIYFGVEDPEDDFDFRKVAAAQDRAMYKKFVTECLPRGLWFHDTAGKVSPAHYGITSAHTVQDIDETLNKMDDIFARL is encoded by the coding sequence ATGGATCGCATGCAAGAGATTTATCAGCAAGCACAGCAATACTATATTGGCGGCGCTTCAGCCGGTCAGCGATATAACGCTGTACTCAAGCAGCCGCTGTATATCGACCATGCGGATGGCAGTCACATCTGGGATGTCAACGGCAAGGAATACATCGATTACCACTGCTGTGCCGGGGCTTCGCTGTTTGGTCACAACCACCCGCGCCTTCGCAAAGCCATCGGTGACGCGATGGAAAAAGGCTTTTTTATGAATTTTGATACCGCCTATCATGTGGAGCTTGGCAGGCTGCTGCAACAGGTTTTCCCCAGCTGTGAAAAAATCCGGCTGGCCAATACCGGATCAGAAGCTACGCAGGCCGCCCTTCGCGTTGCACGCAGCTTTACCGGCCGCGAAAAGGTCGTCCGTTTTGAAGGACATTTTCATGGAATGTATGAAAATATCTGGTTCAACCATAACGATGTGCACGCTGCCGATGCGTACGGCGAGGTGGAGACCGTTCCTGATTCCGCCGGTTTCCCGTCAAACGCCAAGGATAATGTCGTTACCGTGGTATTCAACGATATCGCTGCGATGGAGCATATCGCCCAAAAGTATAAAGGCGAGATCGCCGCGGTCATTCTGGAACCCTTGTGCTATAATTGCGGCTGCTATGAATCGCGTAAAAACTTTCTAGAGCAGCTTCGCGCGCTTTGCACGCGTGAAAACATCGTTCTGATCTTTGACGAGGTGATCTGCGGCCTGCGTATGCGGCCGGGCAGCGCGCAACTCCATTATGGCGTTTTACCGGATATGACCTGCATGGCCAAGGCGATCGGCGGCGGTCTTCCCATCTCTGCCTTCGGCGGCCGCGCGGATATAATGAGCGTGCTCAATCCAATCGGCAACACCACTGTGAGCGGCACCTATACCGGCGCGCTCATTCCTGTTATCGCTTCGATCGAATGCCTGAAAATGGCGTTGGAGCCCGGCTTCTACGATCAGATCGAAATGATCGGCAACCGGTTGTACAGCGGCATCAGCAGCCTGTTTGCGCAGCACGGCAAGAAAGGCCATTGCCGTGGCGTGGGTGCGCGTTTTGGTATTTACTTTGGCGTGGAAGATCCAGAGGATGATTTCGACTTTCGCAAGGTAGCCGCCGCGCAGGATCGCGCGATGTATAAAAAGTTTGTAACCGAGTGTCTGCCGCGCGGCCTTTGGTTCCACGATACGGCAGGCAAGGTATCTCCCGCGCATTACGGTATCACCAGCGCGCATACCGTGCAGGATATCGATGAAACGCTCAATAAAATGGACGATATCTTTGCGCGCCTGTAA
- a CDS encoding excinuclease ABC subunit UvrA: MSRHITVRGAEENNLKRIDLNIPKGKLVVFTGVSGSGKSSLVFDTIAVEAMRQLRDTFPVYVRNRMPHYEAPRVESIDNLSTAIVVDQRALSANVRSTVGTLTDTAPLLRLLYSRCAAPAAPTSQAYSFNDPKGMCLRCGGLGYVAAFDLDRLLDRSKSLNEGAIRFPGHQVGACLWQVYARSGLYDPDKPLARYTEREWNDFLHGSGVTVTIRNTTGKVWGSSYQQTYEGFLDRLERLYLKRNIHGLSKTNQGNVEKFIVTEPCPKCRGSRLNAAALQSKLMGYHIAELGAMEISDVIPLLLRLDDPIGKPTAEKIVARLKSVADMGLGYLNMDRASTTLSGGELQRLKLARHLGSNLIDLMYIFDEPSAGLHPHDVERLKRLLLRLRDRGNTVLVVEHQADIIGVADHVIELGPKAGREGGAVVFQGPVREWLGGDTLGARYLSGSTPLKKRTRPASAYLSVRDAALHNLKNISVDIPERCMVVVTGVAGAGKSSLIRGALLAQYPQAIYVSQAPLGTGSRSTPATYTGMMDKIRGLLAKENKVSPKWFSDGTLGACPACRGKGVTRVDMAFMDPVEVTCETCGGTRYHVRALSYRYHGKNILEIMKMTIDEAARFFTDTPALYHKLTVLQEVGLGYLTLGQPTATLSGGECQRIKLAGHLKEKNHIYVMDEPTNGLHGYDVEVLLKLFDRLVDNGNTLVLAEHNLDVIRQADWVIDLGPDGGKAGGNIVFQGTPDSLAACNASYTGRYLQKSITANAKRRKTGGGT; the protein is encoded by the coding sequence ATGAGTCGCCACATCACCGTGCGGGGCGCTGAGGAAAACAACCTAAAGCGGATCGATCTTAACATTCCCAAGGGGAAGCTGGTGGTTTTCACGGGCGTTTCCGGTTCGGGCAAATCCTCGTTGGTATTCGATACGATCGCGGTCGAAGCCATGCGCCAGCTGCGTGATACCTTTCCGGTATATGTGAGAAACCGCATGCCCCATTACGAAGCGCCAAGGGTGGAAAGCATCGACAACCTGTCTACCGCGATTGTCGTGGATCAAAGGGCGCTGTCGGCAAACGTGCGTTCGACCGTCGGCACGCTGACGGATACAGCGCCTCTCCTAAGGCTTTTATATTCCCGCTGCGCCGCGCCCGCCGCGCCGACCTCGCAAGCGTATTCATTCAACGACCCCAAGGGCATGTGCCTTCGGTGCGGCGGCTTGGGCTATGTCGCGGCGTTTGATCTGGATCGGCTGCTCGATCGCAGCAAGTCGCTCAACGAGGGGGCAATCCGCTTTCCGGGCCATCAGGTGGGCGCCTGTCTGTGGCAGGTGTACGCGCGCTCCGGCCTGTATGACCCTGACAAGCCGCTCGCCCGTTATACAGAGCGGGAATGGAACGATTTTTTGCATGGCTCTGGCGTGACCGTGACGATCCGCAACACCACCGGCAAAGTCTGGGGCAGCAGCTACCAGCAGACCTATGAAGGCTTTCTGGATCGGCTGGAGCGGCTGTATTTAAAGCGCAATATCCATGGCTTGAGCAAAACGAACCAAGGCAACGTTGAGAAATTTATCGTTACGGAGCCGTGCCCAAAGTGCCGCGGCAGCCGTTTAAACGCGGCCGCGCTGCAAAGCAAGCTGATGGGCTATCACATCGCCGAGCTGGGCGCCATGGAGATCAGCGACGTGATACCGCTGCTGCTACGTTTGGACGATCCGATCGGCAAGCCCACAGCGGAAAAAATCGTAGCGCGTTTAAAAAGCGTTGCCGACATGGGGCTGGGCTATTTAAACATGGATCGCGCTTCCACGACGCTGTCGGGCGGCGAGCTGCAGCGGCTCAAGCTGGCGCGGCATTTGGGCAGTAACCTGATCGATCTGATGTACATTTTTGACGAACCGAGCGCAGGTCTGCACCCGCATGATGTGGAGCGGCTGAAACGGCTGCTGCTGCGTCTGCGCGACCGAGGCAATACCGTGCTGGTGGTAGAACATCAGGCGGATATCATCGGTGTCGCCGACCATGTCATTGAGTTGGGACCAAAGGCGGGGCGCGAGGGCGGAGCGGTCGTGTTTCAAGGGCCGGTACGCGAATGGCTGGGCGGCGATACGTTGGGCGCGCGCTATCTTAGCGGCAGTACGCCGCTGAAAAAACGGACTAGACCTGCAAGCGCATACCTATCGGTCCGAGACGCCGCGCTGCATAACTTGAAAAATATTTCGGTGGACATACCCGAACGCTGCATGGTTGTGGTGACCGGGGTGGCGGGCGCGGGAAAAAGCTCGCTCATACGGGGCGCGCTGCTGGCGCAGTATCCGCAGGCGATCTACGTCAGTCAGGCGCCGTTAGGGACCGGCAGCCGCTCCACACCGGCTACCTATACCGGAATGATGGACAAGATCCGGGGCCTTCTTGCCAAAGAAAACAAGGTTTCGCCCAAGTGGTTCAGCGATGGGACGCTGGGCGCGTGTCCCGCTTGCCGGGGCAAGGGCGTCACACGGGTGGATATGGCGTTTATGGATCCCGTGGAGGTCACCTGCGAGACCTGCGGCGGAACACGCTATCATGTGCGTGCGCTGTCGTACCGTTATCACGGGAAAAACATACTTGAAATCATGAAAATGACGATCGACGAGGCGGCGCGTTTTTTTACCGACACGCCCGCGCTGTACCATAAGCTGACTGTGCTGCAGGAGGTAGGGCTGGGATATCTGACGCTGGGACAGCCGACCGCCACGCTTTCCGGGGGCGAATGCCAGCGCATCAAACTGGCCGGCCATCTGAAAGAAAAAAACCATATTTATGTGATGGACGAACCGACAAACGGTTTACATGGCTATGATGTGGAGGTTTTACTGAAGCTGTTCGATCGATTGGTGGACAATGGGAATACGCTCGTTTTGGCGGAGCACAACCTCGACGTGATCCGTCAGGCGGATTGGGTGATCGACTTGGGACCGGACGGCGGAAAGGCCGGAGGAAATATTGTGTTTCAGGGCACCCCGGACAGTCTTGCAGCCTGCAACGCATCCTATACAGGCCGGTACCTGCAAAAAAGCATCACAGCCAACGCTAAGCGGCGGAAAACTGGGGGCGGAACATGA
- a CDS encoding Glu/Leu/Phe/Val family dehydrogenase, producing the protein MGRVNATYNPYDNVLRVVENAAAILGYKEDEYSTLKYPERELKVSIPVAMDNGGIQVFEGFRVQHSTTRGPAKGGVRFHPAVSHDEVKALAAWMTFKCAVVNIPYGGGKGGIICDPRTLSERELHSLTSKYTAAIAPLIGPEQDIPAPDVGTNARVMAWMMDTYGMLKGHTVLSVVTGKPLGLGGIKGRGEATGRGVMITAQNILKKMNRQVAGTTVAVQGMGNVGSVTARLLHEIGMKVVAVSDVSGGVYDPDGLDIPEILAYLSQTRNALLCDYRTDSLIHLTNAELLTLDVTMLVPAALENQINGDNADQIRAEVVLEAANGPTTLEADEILEKREIRLVPDILANAGGVVVSYFEWVQNIQELCWTEEQVNTELRNIMDVAFDEVWESAEANGKTLRMGAYLIAVKRVVEARLGRGIF; encoded by the coding sequence ATGGGTCGTGTGAACGCAACGTATAATCCGTACGACAATGTGTTAAGGGTGGTGGAAAACGCGGCCGCGATATTGGGCTACAAGGAAGATGAATATTCCACGCTCAAATATCCGGAACGCGAACTCAAGGTTTCGATTCCCGTGGCCATGGACAACGGCGGCATTCAGGTGTTCGAGGGGTTCCGCGTGCAGCATTCGACAACGCGCGGCCCCGCGAAGGGCGGCGTCCGGTTTCACCCCGCTGTCAGTCATGATGAAGTGAAGGCGCTTGCCGCATGGATGACCTTTAAGTGCGCGGTGGTCAATATCCCATACGGCGGCGGCAAGGGCGGCATCATCTGCGACCCCCGCACGCTATCGGAACGCGAACTGCACAGCCTTACCAGCAAATACACGGCCGCCATTGCGCCGCTGATTGGGCCGGAACAGGATATCCCCGCGCCTGATGTCGGCACCAACGCCCGTGTCATGGCATGGATGATGGATACCTACGGCATGCTCAAGGGGCACACGGTGCTGAGCGTTGTCACAGGCAAGCCGCTGGGGCTTGGCGGCATCAAGGGCCGCGGCGAAGCGACCGGCCGGGGCGTTATGATAACAGCCCAAAATATTCTAAAGAAGATGAACCGGCAGGTCGCGGGCACAACGGTCGCCGTGCAGGGGATGGGCAATGTCGGTTCGGTAACGGCGCGGCTGTTGCACGAGATTGGCATGAAGGTCGTGGCGGTAAGCGATGTATCAGGCGGCGTATATGACCCCGACGGGCTGGATATCCCGGAGATTCTTGCGTATCTCTCCCAAACGCGCAACGCCTTGCTTTGCGATTACCGCACCGATTCGCTGATTCATTTGACCAATGCCGAACTGCTGACGCTGGACGTTACGATGCTGGTGCCCGCGGCGCTTGAAAACCAGATCAATGGGGACAATGCCGATCAGATCCGCGCGGAGGTCGTTCTGGAAGCGGCGAACGGCCCGACGACGCTGGAAGCCGATGAGATACTGGAAAAGCGCGAGATTAGACTGGTGCCCGACATTCTGGCGAACGCGGGCGGCGTTGTGGTCTCGTACTTTGAATGGGTTCAAAACATTCAGGAGCTTTGCTGGACCGAGGAACAGGTCAATACCGAGCTGCGCAATATCATGGATGTGGCTTTCGACGAGGTATGGGAAAGCGCGGAAGCAAACGGAAAAACACTGCGCATGGGCGCGTACCTGATCGCGGTCAAACGCGTTGTGGAAGCAAGACTGGGCCGCGGCATTTTCTAA